In a genomic window of Onychostoma macrolepis isolate SWU-2019 chromosome 08, ASM1243209v1, whole genome shotgun sequence:
- the cldn5a gene encoding claudin 5a — protein MASAALEILGLTLCVFGTLLEMTACGLPTWKVTAFIEANIVVAQTIWDGLWMSCAVQSTGQMQCKMHDSMLALNHDLQAARALTVISSVMCVVGLMVVIAGAQCTNCIKTESVKARVVNVGGVIYIVSAVFMLVPLCWMANNIISDFYNPQVPAAQKREIGAALYIGWAATAMLLLGGSMLCCSCPSSESSGYSAKYAPTKRATSNGDYDKRNYV, from the coding sequence ATGGCCTCCGCGGCTCTGGAGATCCTGGGTCTGACCCTGTGCGTCTTTGGCACGCTCTTGGAGATGACCGCCTGCGGGCTTCCCACCTGGAAAGTGACCGCCTTCATCGAGGCCAACATCGTGGTGGCGCAGACCATCTGGGACGGCCTGTGGATGTCGTGCGCCGTGCAGAGCACCGGCCAGATGCAGTGCAAGATGCACGACTCCATGCTCGCGCTCAACCACGACCTCCAAGCCGCGCGTGCGCTCACGGTCATCTCGTCCGTCATGTGCGTCGTGGGGCTGATGGTGGTGATCGCCGGCGCGCAGTGCACCAACTGCATCAAGACGGAGAGCGTCAAGGCGCGCGTGGTGAACGTCGGAGGCGTCATCTACATCGTCAGCGCCGTCTTCATGCTCGTGCCTCTGTGCTGGATGGCCAACAACATCATCTCCGACTTCTACAACCCGCAGGTTCCGGCGGCCCAGAAGCGGGAGATCGGCGCGGCGCTGTACATCGGCTGGGCGGCCACCGCGATGCTGCTGCTCGGGGGAAGCATGCTCTGCTGCTCGTGTCCCTCCTCCGAGAGCTCAGGCTACTCGGCCAAATACGCGCCCACCAAAAGAGCAACGTCCAACGGGGACTATGACAAGAGGAATTACGTTTAG